GGCGCGGCTTCACGTGAGAGCGTTCCGGCAGACCTGAGCAGTACAGGTAATTCTGTTACCAGCTCAACCTTCTCTGCTAACCTTGGGGTGACTGCCTATGAGCTGGATTTTTTCGGCAGGGTCAGAAGCCTTAATCAGAAAGCGCTGGAGGCATATTTTGCTACTCAGGAAGCAAAAACCAGCACCCAGATAGCTCTCATAGCTGAGACAGCATCAGCTTATCTTGAATATATGGCTGATAAAGAGATGCTGAAACTTTCGAAAAAGAACTATGACTCGTATAAAGAAACATATGAGCTTGTGAAACGTACATTCGAACTTGGAGATGCAACACAGCTGGAAGTCGCTCAGGCTGAGTCCGCTTATCAGAGTGCAAAATCCAACGTTGCACAGTACACAAGAGAAGTGGCACAGGATATTAATGCTATGAACCTGCTTGCAGGCGGAAATGTTGAAGACCTGCTTGATGATTCTGAAAGTATTGAAAGCTTGAGGTTTCTTGGTAACCTGCCTGAGGGTGTGCCCTCAACTGTTTTGCTGAACAGACCGGATATACAGAGTGCTGAGCATTCACTGAAAGCTGCAAACGCAGACATAGGTGCTGCCAGAGCTGCGCTTTATCCGACAATAAGCCTGACAGGTGCTTTCGGTGTTGCGAGTAATGAGCTGGATAATATTTTAGACAGCGGTGCAAGGTATGCATGGAATTTCACTCCGTCAGTGAGTATACCTATATTTAACCGAGGAGCTCTCAAGGCGAGTCTTGAGACAGCAAAAGTTAAAGAGAAGATTGCCGCAACTGAGTATGAAAAGGCTTTGCAGACGGCATTTAGAGAAGTTGCAGATCAGCTTGCAGCGAGAAGCACTTATAAGGAACAGCTTGATGCTCAGGAAGCACTGCTGAAGAGCACAAAAAAAGCATATGATCTTTCTCTGAAAAGATACGAGAATGGCGTGAACAGCTATCTTACGGTGCTTGATTCGCAGAGGTCACTGGTGTCTGCACAACAAACTGTTGTTGCCACACGTCAGGCATATATGACCAACCTTGTAACTTTATATAAAGTACTTGGCGGTGGTCAGATATAAAAACTGCGTCGTAATATAATATAATCACAGGGCTCTGCATTATGGTGCAGAGCCTTTTTTATGAGTGGATGTGTTAGATCATATAGTCGAATGAGTTGCTGGATGTTTGTCTGGCCTTTTCAGTTTCGCCGATCATGTCTGCCAGAGTGTTTGAAGATAATACGTCTGCCAATCGTTCGGAAATCTTTGTCAGGATAAGTCTGGTTCCGCAAAGTTCATAATCCCTGCACTGGTCGCATTTTTTCTCGCCTGTTTCATGGACTGCGCAGGGGATCAGTGCGATATTACCTTCCAAAGCCGAGATTATATCTTTCAGGTTTATCTCATTTGGAGCTAACGCCAGTTTATAGCCTCCCCCTTTGCCTATCCTGCTGGTCAGGAACCCTTCGTTTTTGAGCGTGAGCAGTA
This window of the Denitrovibrio acetiphilus DSM 12809 genome carries:
- a CDS encoding RrF2 family transcriptional regulator; its protein translation is MFSMKTVYALKALQYLAESHNQGNVMISVIAENEGIPKKFLETILLTLKNEGFLTSRIGKGGGYKLALAPNEINLKDIISALEGNIALIPCAVHETGEKKCDQCRDYELCGTRLILTKISERLADVLSSNTLADMIGETEKARQTSSNSFDYMI
- a CDS encoding efflux transporter outer membrane subunit → MINKLITAALLCIAVASCSMMPEYNRPDVQLNKSWSKDGKYALNSEEENPASIGWEDYFESSVLKRIISRTLKNNFDMRLAVLNIDAAKAAYRIQKSELLPTVSAKGAASRESVPADLSSTGNSVTSSTFSANLGVTAYELDFFGRVRSLNQKALEAYFATQEAKTSTQIALIAETASAYLEYMADKEMLKLSKKNYDSYKETYELVKRTFELGDATQLEVAQAESAYQSAKSNVAQYTREVAQDINAMNLLAGGNVEDLLDDSESIESLRFLGNLPEGVPSTVLLNRPDIQSAEHSLKAANADIGAARAALYPTISLTGAFGVASNELDNILDSGARYAWNFTPSVSIPIFNRGALKASLETAKVKEKIAATEYEKALQTAFREVADQLAARSTYKEQLDAQEALLKSTKKAYDLSLKRYENGVNSYLTVLDSQRSLVSAQQTVVATRQAYMTNLVTLYKVLGGGQI